In the Xanthobacteraceae bacterium genome, ATCTCGGCACCAGTTACTACTGGCGGCAGCCGGTCGGGGCGCTGATCCTCGAACATCTGCCGGTCACGCTGGCGCTCGCGCTCTCGGCGACTTTCGTGACGCTGATCGTCGCCATTCCGCTCGGCACTATAGCGGCGCTCTATCCGAACTCGCTGATCGACCGGGTTGCGCTTGCGGTAGCGGTGTCGGCGCAGGCAACGCCGACCTTCTGGCTCGCGCTGATCCTCATCATTGTGTTCGGCGTGATGCTGCCGATATTCCCGATCTCCGGCGATACGACGGCGCTGAGCTTCGTGCTGCCCGCGATCGTGCTGGGCGCGCACTCGGTTCCGGCGCTGATGCGGCTGACCCGGGTCGGCGTGCTCGACGTCATGGCCTCCGATTACATCCGGACCGCGCGCGCCAAGGGCTTCTACGGCTATCGCTTGCTGTCGCGGCAGGTGATGCGCAATGCGCTGCTGCCGGTCGTCAGCGTGCTGGCGGTGCAACTCGGCCACAAGCTCGGCGGCTCGGTCATCACCGAAACCGTGTTCGCCATGAACGGGCTGGGGCGTTTCGCGCTCCATTCGATCATCGGCGGCGACATACCGACCGTGCAGATGCTCGTGGTGCTTTTCGCAATGACCTTCATCGGCCTGACCCTGCTCGCGGACCTGCTCAACGCATGGCTCGATCCGCGCCTGCGGCTGACGTGAGGCGGCCATGAGCAACACCGATCTCACCTTGAAAGCGGCGACGGAAGCGGGCGGGGACCAGCGCCCCGCCGAACCTGCGCGCAAATCCAGCGCATGGCGAACCGCGTTGCATCACCCTGGTTTCATGGTGGGCCTCGTAATTCTGGTTACGCTGGTGCTGCTCGCGTTGCTTGCACCGCTGGTCTCTCCATACGATCCGTTCGATCAGCATTTGCCGCGTCGCCTGCTGCCGCCATTCTGGGTGGAAGGCGGCAACATGCAGCATCTGCTCGGCACGGATCATCTCGGCCGCGATTACCTCAGCCGCTTGCTGTACGGCGCGCGGATTTCGCTTTTGATCGGATTCGGTGCGGCGACCATCGGCTGCCTGCTCGGTGTCACGCTCGGCGTCTGCGCGGGCTATTTCGGCGGCCTGACGGACCGCGT is a window encoding:
- a CDS encoding ABC transporter permease translates to MLRYAGKRIILAVIVALAVSFAAFFLLSIATDPAAAIAGEGAEPEVIDHIREQLGLNRPLLVQYWSWLSAIFHGDLGTSYYWRQPVGALILEHLPVTLALALSATFVTLIVAIPLGTIAALYPNSLIDRVALAVAVSAQATPTFWLALILIIVFGVMLPIFPISGDTTALSFVLPAIVLGAHSVPALMRLTRVGVLDVMASDYIRTARAKGFYGYRLLSRQVMRNALLPVVSVLAVQLGHKLGGSVITETVFAMNGLGRFALHSIIGGDIPTVQMLVVLFAMTFIGLTLLADLLNAWLDPRLRLT